A genomic region of Hippoglossus hippoglossus isolate fHipHip1 chromosome 8, fHipHip1.pri, whole genome shotgun sequence contains the following coding sequences:
- the nfil3-2 gene encoding nuclear factor, interleukin 3 regulated, member 2 isoform X2, with amino-acid sequence MENLTSALKNSAENLNCLDTFSGYEDSLPSESPSRLGRHIKPKSSMSCRRKREFISDEKKDASYWEKRRKNNEAAKRSREKRRLNDMVLENRVIALNDENVRLKTELLQLKLRFGIISTASYIEKSQQIGGGNNTGTGGSSSSSSNQYYSSGYSSGSQMMMTSDSSETEQSGRSESHRQLVKYSPRGSLSDMSDSSSRDSPEPLPFEIKQEGDRLEMDIANGTTTQIMFNIHRGLASVPTHHQIQQHSQELEAAYHSQQQHLQQQEPVAAISTVSQAAPHPPAAQRSVILYGSSSASYPVDTDVLPAQKQSSSTETLAEVTKQLERKTLDSPSYEFSDSRNEAAERQMYRVCQLPQQHQQESDSSAELLHQHIEGVNQSHLYHHLQQPQNSYLSAQDEEPPVLTYEGGPRDEAYYQGPSSKDTSSSDGDPRSSDKEASTDDDESPSSSCSDTGSYHNQHLTSLHRPASPLPSSHGCSQAQGRDPHGEVKGTALPHKLRLKHRAMSTGSGHCSGQESPTTPPSATPPPLPQHPYFSLTTPQDITRESAGGVCKQAGEKESGTKEASGRRNKRRD; translated from the exons ATGGAAAATCTGACTTCAGCACTCAAGAACTCAGCGGAGAACCTCAACTGCCTTGACACCTTCAGTGGTTATGAGGATTCACTTCCCTCTGAATCTCCATCTCGCCTCGGGCGCCATATAAAACCCAAATCCAGCATGAGCTGCAGGCGAAAGCGTGAGTTCATTTCTGACGAGAAGAAGGACGCCTCCTACTGGGAGAAACGTCGCAAGAACAATGAGGCGGCCAAGCGCTCCAGGGAGAAGCGGCGTCTCAATGATATGGTTTTGGAGAACCGTGTCATTGCACTGAACGATGAGAATGTGCGGCTCAAGACAGAACTGCTCCAGTTGAAGCTGCGCTTTGGCATCATAAGCACAGCCTCGTATATTGAGAAGAGCCAGCAGATCGGTGGGGGCAACAACACAGGAACCGGAggctcatcctcctcctcctctaatcAGTACTACTCCAGTGGTTACTCCAGCGGCTCTCAGATGATGATGACGTCAGATTCCTCCGAAACAGAGCAGTCAGGGCGCAGTGAGAGCCACAGGCAGCTGGTGAAATACTCCCCACGTGGATCCCTGTCCGACATGTCCGACAGCTCCTCCAGGGACAGCCCCGAGCCGCTCCCCTTCGAGATCAAACAGGAAGGGGACAGGCTGGAGATGGACATTGCCAATGGCACCACAACCCAGATCATGTTCAACATCCACCGCGGCCTGGCCTCTGTACCCACTCACCACCAGATCCAGCAGCATTctcaggagctggaggctgcGTATCACAGCCAACAGCAGCACCTTCAGCAGCAGGAGCCTGTTGCTGCCATCAGCACTGTGAGCCAGGCCGCCCCTCACCCGCCTGCTGCCCAGAGGAGCGTCATCCTGTACGGCTCCAGCAGCGCCTCCTACCCTGTGGACACTGATGTGCTGCCAGCgcagaagcagagc AGCTCCACAGAGACCCTGGCAGAAGTGACGAAGCAGCTCGAGAGGAAGACATTGGACTCCCCTTCATACGAGTTCTCAGACAGCCGCAACgaggctgcagagagacagatgtaTCGAGTTTGCCAACTTccccagcagcaccagcaggagAGCGATTCGTCTGCCGAGCTCCTCCACCAACACATCGAGGGGGTCAACCAATCCCACCTGTACCACCATCTCCAGCAGCCTCAAAATTCATACCTCAGTGCCCAGGACGAGGAGCCGCCTGTGCTCACCTACGAAGGTGGGCCCAGGGATGAGGCCTACTACCAAGGCCCCTCCAGCAAGGACACTTCATCCAGTGATGGAGATCCCCGCAGCTCTGACAAAGAGGCCTCCACGGATGACGACGAGtccccctcctcatcctgcTCAGACACGGGCAGCTACCACAACCAACACCTTACCAGCCTCCACCGGCCTGCCTCACCTTTGCCATCCTCCCATGGCTGCTCTCAGGCCCAGGGCCGGGATCCGCACGGGGAGGTGAAGGGCACGGCGCTGCCCCACAAACTCAGACTCAAACACCGGGCGATGAGCACCGGGAGCGGACACTGCTCTGGCCAGGAGTCCCCGACCACGCCTCCCTCTGCCACGCCACCTCCCCTGCCCCAGCATCCCTACTTCTCCCTCACTACACCACAGGACATTACGCGAGAGAGCGCAGGTGGCGTCTGTAAGCAGGCGGGGGAGAAGGAGAGCGGGACAAAGGAGGCGAGTGGACGACGAAACAAGAGACGAGATTAA
- the nfil3-2 gene encoding nuclear factor, interleukin 3 regulated, member 2 isoform X1 translates to MENLTSALKNSAENLNCLDTFSGYEDSLPSESPSRLGRHIKPKSSMSCRRKREFISDEKKDASYWEKRRKNNEAAKRSREKRRLNDMVLENRVIALNDENVRLKTELLQLKLRFGIISTASYIEKSQQIGGGNNTGTGGSSSSSSNQYYSSGYSSGSQMMMTSDSSETEQSGRSESHRQLVKYSPRGSLSDMSDSSSRDSPEPLPFEIKQEGDRLEMDIANGTTTQIMFNIHRGLASVPTHHQIQQHSQELEAAYHSQQQHLQQQEPVAAISTVSQAAPHPPAAQRSVILYGSSSASYPVDTDVLPAQKQSSSPGFVSRLPQSSTETLAEVTKQLERKTLDSPSYEFSDSRNEAAERQMYRVCQLPQQHQQESDSSAELLHQHIEGVNQSHLYHHLQQPQNSYLSAQDEEPPVLTYEGGPRDEAYYQGPSSKDTSSSDGDPRSSDKEASTDDDESPSSSCSDTGSYHNQHLTSLHRPASPLPSSHGCSQAQGRDPHGEVKGTALPHKLRLKHRAMSTGSGHCSGQESPTTPPSATPPPLPQHPYFSLTTPQDITRESAGGVCKQAGEKESGTKEASGRRNKRRD, encoded by the coding sequence ATGGAAAATCTGACTTCAGCACTCAAGAACTCAGCGGAGAACCTCAACTGCCTTGACACCTTCAGTGGTTATGAGGATTCACTTCCCTCTGAATCTCCATCTCGCCTCGGGCGCCATATAAAACCCAAATCCAGCATGAGCTGCAGGCGAAAGCGTGAGTTCATTTCTGACGAGAAGAAGGACGCCTCCTACTGGGAGAAACGTCGCAAGAACAATGAGGCGGCCAAGCGCTCCAGGGAGAAGCGGCGTCTCAATGATATGGTTTTGGAGAACCGTGTCATTGCACTGAACGATGAGAATGTGCGGCTCAAGACAGAACTGCTCCAGTTGAAGCTGCGCTTTGGCATCATAAGCACAGCCTCGTATATTGAGAAGAGCCAGCAGATCGGTGGGGGCAACAACACAGGAACCGGAggctcatcctcctcctcctctaatcAGTACTACTCCAGTGGTTACTCCAGCGGCTCTCAGATGATGATGACGTCAGATTCCTCCGAAACAGAGCAGTCAGGGCGCAGTGAGAGCCACAGGCAGCTGGTGAAATACTCCCCACGTGGATCCCTGTCCGACATGTCCGACAGCTCCTCCAGGGACAGCCCCGAGCCGCTCCCCTTCGAGATCAAACAGGAAGGGGACAGGCTGGAGATGGACATTGCCAATGGCACCACAACCCAGATCATGTTCAACATCCACCGCGGCCTGGCCTCTGTACCCACTCACCACCAGATCCAGCAGCATTctcaggagctggaggctgcGTATCACAGCCAACAGCAGCACCTTCAGCAGCAGGAGCCTGTTGCTGCCATCAGCACTGTGAGCCAGGCCGCCCCTCACCCGCCTGCTGCCCAGAGGAGCGTCATCCTGTACGGCTCCAGCAGCGCCTCCTACCCTGTGGACACTGATGTGCTGCCAGCgcagaagcagagcagcagcccGGGGTTTGTCAGTCGACTGCCCCAGAGCTCCACAGAGACCCTGGCAGAAGTGACGAAGCAGCTCGAGAGGAAGACATTGGACTCCCCTTCATACGAGTTCTCAGACAGCCGCAACgaggctgcagagagacagatgtaTCGAGTTTGCCAACTTccccagcagcaccagcaggagAGCGATTCGTCTGCCGAGCTCCTCCACCAACACATCGAGGGGGTCAACCAATCCCACCTGTACCACCATCTCCAGCAGCCTCAAAATTCATACCTCAGTGCCCAGGACGAGGAGCCGCCTGTGCTCACCTACGAAGGTGGGCCCAGGGATGAGGCCTACTACCAAGGCCCCTCCAGCAAGGACACTTCATCCAGTGATGGAGATCCCCGCAGCTCTGACAAAGAGGCCTCCACGGATGACGACGAGtccccctcctcatcctgcTCAGACACGGGCAGCTACCACAACCAACACCTTACCAGCCTCCACCGGCCTGCCTCACCTTTGCCATCCTCCCATGGCTGCTCTCAGGCCCAGGGCCGGGATCCGCACGGGGAGGTGAAGGGCACGGCGCTGCCCCACAAACTCAGACTCAAACACCGGGCGATGAGCACCGGGAGCGGACACTGCTCTGGCCAGGAGTCCCCGACCACGCCTCCCTCTGCCACGCCACCTCCCCTGCCCCAGCATCCCTACTTCTCCCTCACTACACCACAGGACATTACGCGAGAGAGCGCAGGTGGCGTCTGTAAGCAGGCGGGGGAGAAGGAGAGCGGGACAAAGGAGGCGAGTGGACGACGAAACAAGAGACGAGATTAA